GGCCGCAGAACTCAAAGGGGTGCTGCCGAGCAATCCGCAGGCCGAGCCCGAACTGATCCATCCGCTGACCAATAGCCGCGTCGAGCATCTCGACAACGGCCTGACCATCGTCCTGCATCAGGACCGCCGGGCGCCGGTGATCGAGCTGCAACTGTGGTACCGCGTCGGCGCCATCGATGAACCGGCCGGCCTGACCGGCATTTCCCATGCGCTGGAGCACATGATGTTCCAGGGCACGTCAACGACTCCGCCGGGCGAGTACAACCGCCGTATCGCCAAGCTGGGCGGGCGCAAGAATGCCTACACCACGCGCGACTACACCTATTACTACTCGGTGCTGCCGGCTTCGGACCTTGGCGTGGCCCTCAAGCTCGAAGCGGACAGGATGCTGCACCTGAGCCTCGCGGATGACCAGTTCGGCAACGAGATCAAAGTGGTGATGGAAGAGCGCCGACTCAATACAGAGAACAACGCCTTTCGTGCGTTCAACGAGCGGCTGGAGCGAGTGGTCTATCCCGAATCGGTGATGAGCAACCCGGTCATCGGCCATATGGACGATCTGAAGAAGCTCAAGGCCGCAGACCTGCGCCGCTGGTACCAGCAGTGGTATACGCCCAGCAACGCCATTCTAGTGCTGGCCGGGGATTTCGAGAGCGATGTGGCGCTGGCGCAGATCCGGCGCGAGTTTGGCGCGCTGCCTGGCAAGAGCTTGCCCGAGCGGATCAAGGTGACGGAGCCGATCCAGCAGGTGGGCAAGCGCCTCAAGAGCAAGCAGCCGGCCGCCAACAGCATGGTCACCTTTCGCTGGCGTTTGCCGACGCAGTTGCCAGAAAAGGATCGCGCTGCACTTGCCATGCTGGCCGAGATGCTGGACAACGACTACCAGGACCGCCGGTTGGCGCTGGCCAGCGACAGCCTGGGTGCTTATTTCGACTACCCGACCCGTGGTGAGCCGAGTTTCGTGCTGACCGCTACGCCGACCGATGACACTTCACTGTCCTCGCTCGAATCAGCGATGGACAAGCAGGTAAGCCTGTTGCGTGGTGCCGGCCTCTATGGCGAGATGCTGGAGCGCGGCAAGGCACGGATGCTGGCGCAGAACTACTTCTCGTTCGATTCCCTGTCCAACCGCGCCACCGAACTGGGCCGTAGTGTGCTTTATGGCGAAACTCCGCAGCAATATGTGGCCGGACTCGCTCGCATGCAGCAGGTCACGCTCGACGATCTTGAGCGCGTGGCCGAGACCTACCTCAACGAAACCAACCGCTCGGTCGGCGTACTGGATGCCTTGCCGGTCAGTGACATGCAAAGCGTGTCGCAGGAGGTGACCCATGGCCGCTAAATGGCTTGCTGTCGCCCTGGCATTTGTTGCCAGCGCCACAGTGCTGGCGTTGCCCACGCCGCAGCGATGGCAGACCGCCAATGGTGTGCCGGTCGCACTGGTGGAGCGGCATGATTTGCCGGTGATCGACGTGCAGATCGACTTCGATGCCGGCGAGAGCCGCTCGCCAGCCGATCAGCCCGGGCTTGCCACACTGGCGTTCGCCAGCATCATTGATAAACAGCTTGAAGACTACGAGTGGCGCACGCCCTATCAGCTGCTGACCGACAGCGGCAACCAGTACGGCGTCGATGTCTATCGCGACCGGGCCACGTTGCGGCTGCGCATGGTCAGCAATCGCAATAATCCAGGCACGCACATCAGCACGCTGGCGCAGCAACTGGCAAACGCCAAGTACCCGTTCGAAACCCTGAAGTACCGCCGCGACTGGCTGGGCGGGCGTTTCTCCAGCGATCCCAAGGCGGCTTCGGCCGAGCGGGCACTGGCCTACACGTTGTTCGGTGAGCATCCGCTGGGCCGTTCTGACCGGCGTACGCCCGACTCGATGCGTTCGGTCGGCAACAGCGATTGCCGGGGGTTCTACCGCCAGTACTTGGTACCGGGGAACGCCAACATCACCTTCGTCGGCGACATTGGCCGCGCAGAGGCGGAGCGATTGGCCGACCTGCTGACCGAGCATCTGCCAAAGGGCGAGGCCGCACCGCCTTTGCCGGAGTTGAAGATTGCAAGCAAGGTGGATTCGAAGCCGATCCGCATCGTGCGCAACAAGAACCAGAGCAGCATCGAGATGGGCCAGTTGCTGCCGCTGGACCGCAATGCCGACGATTACGCAGCGCTGCTGCTGGCAAACTACATGTTCGGTGGCGCCGGTTTCGAATCGCGGCTGATGCGGGAGCTCCGGGAGAAGCGTGGGCTGACCTACGATGTGTCGAGTTCGCTGACGACATTGCGCGGCGTCAGCTGGCTGTCGATCGAGGTGGCCACCCGCAGCGAGGAGGAGGCGAGCATGTTGGCGCTGCTGCGTGGCGAGGTCGAGCGCTTTACGCGTGACGGGCCGGAGGCCGACGAAATGGTGGAGGCCAAGGATCGCTTTCTGCGCGGCATGAAGTTCTGGGGGGACGACAACGCCGACCTGCTGCAATTGATCGCCAACATCGATTATTACCACCTGCCCGCCGATTACTACGATAGGCTGGCTGCGCGTATTACCAAATTGACGGCCGCCGACGTCAAGGCAGCGTGGCAACGCCATGTCGATCCGGCCCGTTTCGTCGTCGCAATCGAAGGTCCGCAGCCCAAAGCGGCGGAAGACAAGCCGGCACCCACGGCCAAGCAGGCTGCGGAGCCCGCAAGCGACAAGGCGGATGCGTCATGAGCCAGAATGCCCGCAACCAGCTGCGCATCGTCGGCGGCGAGTACCGGCGACGGGTGCTGCGCTTTCCAGACAGCGAGGGCCTGCGCCCGACGCCGGACCGAGTCCGCGAAACGCTATTCAACTGGCTGGGCCAGGATCTGACTGGCAAAAGTTGCCTCGACCTGTTCGCCGGCAGCGGCGCGCTCGGCTTCGAGGCGGCCAGCCGCAATGCCCGGCGGGTGGTGATGGTCGAGCAGGCGCGAGCGGTGCATGCCGCGCTCGTGGCCAATCGCCAGTTGCTGGGTGCGAAGCACATCGAACTCGCCAATGCCGATGCACTGCCATGGCTGGCACGCTGCAATGATCGCTTCGATGTGGTGCTGCTCGATCCGCCGTTTGCCTCCGATCTGCTGGCCCGCACGCTCGCCATCCTGCCCGAGCGATTGGCCGAAGGCGCGCTGGTCTATTGCGAGACGGCGGATTGGCCTGATCTCGCCGGCTGGGAGCGACTCAGGGAAGGCAAGGCCGGGCAGGTGCACTATGGCCTGTTGCGCCGCGCCGGCTGAGCGGCCGGCGTTGTTCGCCACCGCGTAACATGGGACAATCCCGATCCGGTCTAGCTCACTGTTTTTGCTGGTCTTTTTATCTGTTCTGCCAAGGAAGTCATTCATGTCCCTGATGATCACCGACGAATGCATCAATTGCGACGTCTGCGAGCCCGAGTGCCCCAATCATGCGATTTCGCAGGGCCCGGAGATCTACGTGATCGATCCCTCCCTCTGTACCGAATGCGTCGGCCACTTCGACGAGCCGCAGTGCCAGCAGGTCTGTCCGGTCGATTGCATCCCGCTCGATCCGGACCGCAAGGAATCGAAGGAAGAGCTGATGCAGAAATACCTCGTGATCTCCGCGGCCTGAACGGAGCACGACCATGACGCCCCGCCCGCGCGTGCACGACCTGCGTTCCGAAATCGACCAGACGCTGACGGTGGCGGGCACCATGGCCAACGTCTCGCCGGAACAGGCGCTGCAACTGGCGAGCCAGGCGCAGATGCTGGCGGATTCGATCGAGTACCACGCGGGCTTGGCGCGCGCGCTCTACACGCAGGCGGCGGCGCATAGCGCGCTCAACGACATGCCGCAGGCATCGGTGGTGGTGCAGCGGGCATTGGCGCTGGCGCATGAATACGGCCTGTGGCCGCTGTGGTTCGATACGCTGGACTTGGCCGCCGGCATTGCCTACGACCTCGACGATTACGAGGTCGCGATCGATGCCTGGCTTGCCAGCATGGAGCGTGGCTACGAGCACGACGCCATGCTGGCGGTGCTGCGCGGCTATGTCGGGCTGTCCAAGGTGTTCTTCATGTACGGCGATGTGCCGACCAAGCGTGCGTTGCTGGAAAAGGCGCGCGCCTTGCTGCCGCTGGTCGGTCCCGGCGACATCGCGTTCGGCCTCTATATCAACCTTGCTGCCGACGCCTGCCACCGCGGCGATCTGGCGCAGGCGCTGCAGGAGCTGGCGGCCGCGGAGGCCATGCTGCCTGACCTCGGCTACTGCCAGTACGAGCACGAGCTTTACTACTATCGCGGCCACGTCTATCGCCGCCAGGGTGAGCTTGCCGCCGCGATGCGGCAGCTGGAGCGTGGTCTCGCGCTCAATGCCAGTCGCAGCAATCTGTGGGGTACCACGGTCAACCTGATCGAACTGGGCGAGACCTGTCTCGACCTGGGGCAGCTGCACGCCGCCCAGTACTACCTCAACAGCGTGGGCGATGCGCCCAGCCTCTACCTGCGCATGCAGGTGCATGGTGCGCTGGCCAGGGTGAACGCAGCGCTCGGCCGTACTGATCGCGAGTTCGCGCACTGGCAGCAGCATTTCGCCATCGCCGAGCAGTTGTCCGCCTTCGGTGCCCGTCCGCAGGTGGCCGAGGTTCGCCGCAAGGCGCTGGCCGAGCGGATGCGCAGCGTGGAAAACCGGCTGCAGCCCTGATCACTCGCGATACGGTTCCACTGTGATGTCGGAATCACGCGGCGCCTCGGCCGCCTGCGCGACAGTTGGCGGCTGACTTTGCTGCGCGGAGGCCGCAGCCGGCGCATCGCGCTTGGCGGCATCGATGGCCCAGCCGGTTGCCGTGGTGGCGCCCGAGACCGTGGCCTTGCCCACATCCCAGGCCACGCCGGCGGCGGTGGTGGTGACATTCACGGCCGTTGCCGCAACGCTGACGGTGGCCGCGCCGACCGCCGCAACGGTGGAGACGGTGCCGCAGCCGGCAATGAGGCTGCTGACGGCAAGAAGAACGAACAGTTTCAAAGCGGATTCCACGGGGTGTATGCGAACAGTGAGACCGTGCCGAGCGCAGCGGTTCAACCCGTTCAGCGCCCCATGCCGCCCACCTGTTGGGCGAGGTAGGTGGCGTAGTTGTCGGTCATGCCGCCGATGAAGTCGAGCACGCGGCGATAGCTTTCATACAGCGGCCATTCGCGGCGCGGCGCATTGTATTCCATCAGATCGAGCACGCGCTTCATCCGGAACGGCATCTCGTCGGCCACCTTGAGTTGGTAAACCGCGTTGCAGAAGGCATCGAGCAGGATGTCGAGACAGGTGAACGAGCCGACCTCGATCTCGATCTTGCGCCGCTCATTGAAGATGCGGTCGCGTGCCAGTTGCTTGGCCTCGAAGATGCCGTGGCGCAGGCTTTCCGGGCAGTCGTTCAGCAGGTCGCCCTGGTAGCTGCCGGCCATCAGCCGCGGGTATTGGGTGAGGAAGGCCTGTGCCACATCGCGCACGCAGCGATCGATCGCCTTGCCGCGCAGCAGCGAGATCTTGCGCCGCACCGATGGCGCAGCGGCGACTTCCAGTGCCAGCAGTTCCCGCTCGCCGCCACACATTTTCATCAAAATGGGCTCGACCACCTCGAACGGCAGCATGCCGATCTCGATGCCATCCTCCAGGTCGAGGATGGCGTAGCAGATGTCGTCGGCCGCCTCCATCAGATAGGAGAGCGGATGTCGTGCCCAGCGGCCGGTTTCCAGTGGCGGCAGGCCAAGCTCCTGCGCCACTTCGGTCAGCAATCGATGTTCGGACTGATAGCAGCTGAACTTGCCTTTGGCGCCGGCGTGCTCGCTGGTCCATGGATATTTCAGCGTGGCGCCGAGCGTGGCATAGGTCAGCCGCAGCCCGCCCTCGAAGCGGTGGTTTTCCAGCTGGGTGATGATGCGGAAGCCCTGGGCATTGCCCTCATACAGCGTCAGGTCGCGCCGCTCCTCGCTACTGAGGTGCTGCATCAGGAACGCGTGTTCGGGGCGGCGGAACCAGTCGCGGATCGCGTATTCGCCAGCATGGCCGAACGGCGGGTTGCCGATGTCGTGTGCGAGGCAAGCGGCCTGTACGATGGCGCCCACGTCGTACGGCGTGATCTCGTGCGGTAGCCGCTTACCCAACTGCTGGCCGACCAGCACGCCCAGGCTGCGACCGACACAAGCGACCTCGATGCTGTGCGTCAGCCGGGTGTGCACATGATCGTTCTCGGTCATCGGGTGCACCTGGGTCTTGCGGCCCATGCGCCGGAACGGCGAGCAGAACACCACGCGGTCGTGGTCCTTGTGGTAGTTGCTGCGGCCGGCCTCGGCGCGCGGATCGGCTTCGCGTGGCGCGCCGAGCCGGTTGGCGGCGAGCAGCCGCGTCCAGTCCATCATGGTGTCGATCTTGGCAGGGTGGGACAGGCGCATGATACCGGATCGGGATGGCGCGCTCGTGAACTTGCCGTGCACCACGATCGGGCGGCCCGCCGCTCGCGCCAATCCCTTGTCGTGATTGACAAAAACGCCTGTCCCAGGGGAACGGATTTGGCTAGAATAGCGCGCATTTTTCGGGGCCCGGCCCCGGCTGAACCATAGAGCGCGACCAGTCCGCAGCCGGACCTGGCGCCGGGAGACAACATGGCGCTGCTGGAAATCCGCGACGTCGTCAAAACCTTTGGTGACTTCACCGCCGTCAATCACGTCAGCCTGTCGGTGGAGGCCGGCGAGTTCTTCACGCTGCTCGGCCCGTCGGGCTGCGGCAAGACCACGCTGCTGCGGATGCTGGCCGGCTTCGAGCAGCCCGATTCGGGCGAAATCCTGCTCGATGGCAAGAACATGGCTGGGGTGCCGCCGGAAAAGCGCCCGGTGCACACGGTGTTCC
This region of Chitinolyticbacter meiyuanensis genomic DNA includes:
- a CDS encoding deoxyguanosinetriphosphate triphosphohydrolase; its protein translation is MRLSHPAKIDTMMDWTRLLAANRLGAPREADPRAEAGRSNYHKDHDRVVFCSPFRRMGRKTQVHPMTENDHVHTRLTHSIEVACVGRSLGVLVGQQLGKRLPHEITPYDVGAIVQAACLAHDIGNPPFGHAGEYAIRDWFRRPEHAFLMQHLSSEERRDLTLYEGNAQGFRIITQLENHRFEGGLRLTYATLGATLKYPWTSEHAGAKGKFSCYQSEHRLLTEVAQELGLPPLETGRWARHPLSYLMEAADDICYAILDLEDGIEIGMLPFEVVEPILMKMCGGERELLALEVAAAPSVRRKISLLRGKAIDRCVRDVAQAFLTQYPRLMAGSYQGDLLNDCPESLRHGIFEAKQLARDRIFNERRKIEIEVGSFTCLDILLDAFCNAVYQLKVADEMPFRMKRVLDLMEYNAPRREWPLYESYRRVLDFIGGMTDNYATYLAQQVGGMGR
- the rsmD gene encoding 16S rRNA (guanine(966)-N(2))-methyltransferase RsmD, which gives rise to MSQNARNQLRIVGGEYRRRVLRFPDSEGLRPTPDRVRETLFNWLGQDLTGKSCLDLFAGSGALGFEAASRNARRVVMVEQARAVHAALVANRQLLGAKHIELANADALPWLARCNDRFDVVLLDPPFASDLLARTLAILPERLAEGALVYCETADWPDLAGWERLREGKAGQVHYGLLRRAG
- a CDS encoding M16 family metallopeptidase codes for the protein MAAKWLAVALAFVASATVLALPTPQRWQTANGVPVALVERHDLPVIDVQIDFDAGESRSPADQPGLATLAFASIIDKQLEDYEWRTPYQLLTDSGNQYGVDVYRDRATLRLRMVSNRNNPGTHISTLAQQLANAKYPFETLKYRRDWLGGRFSSDPKAASAERALAYTLFGEHPLGRSDRRTPDSMRSVGNSDCRGFYRQYLVPGNANITFVGDIGRAEAERLADLLTEHLPKGEAAPPLPELKIASKVDSKPIRIVRNKNQSSIEMGQLLPLDRNADDYAALLLANYMFGGAGFESRLMRELREKRGLTYDVSSSLTTLRGVSWLSIEVATRSEEEASMLALLRGEVERFTRDGPEADEMVEAKDRFLRGMKFWGDDNADLLQLIANIDYYHLPADYYDRLAARITKLTAADVKAAWQRHVDPARFVVAIEGPQPKAAEDKPAPTAKQAAEPASDKADAS
- a CDS encoding YfhL family 4Fe-4S dicluster ferredoxin, yielding MSLMITDECINCDVCEPECPNHAISQGPEIYVIDPSLCTECVGHFDEPQCQQVCPVDCIPLDPDRKESKEELMQKYLVISAA
- a CDS encoding M16 family metallopeptidase; this encodes MIRSTCSKAALGVVLALLALSALAAELKGVLPSNPQAEPELIHPLTNSRVEHLDNGLTIVLHQDRRAPVIELQLWYRVGAIDEPAGLTGISHALEHMMFQGTSTTPPGEYNRRIAKLGGRKNAYTTRDYTYYYSVLPASDLGVALKLEADRMLHLSLADDQFGNEIKVVMEERRLNTENNAFRAFNERLERVVYPESVMSNPVIGHMDDLKKLKAADLRRWYQQWYTPSNAILVLAGDFESDVALAQIRREFGALPGKSLPERIKVTEPIQQVGKRLKSKQPAANSMVTFRWRLPTQLPEKDRAALAMLAEMLDNDYQDRRLALASDSLGAYFDYPTRGEPSFVLTATPTDDTSLSSLESAMDKQVSLLRGAGLYGEMLERGKARMLAQNYFSFDSLSNRATELGRSVLYGETPQQYVAGLARMQQVTLDDLERVAETYLNETNRSVGVLDALPVSDMQSVSQEVTHGR